The window TATGCGCCTCAATACGGTGGTTATTGCGCTAAAGCTATGAGTGAAGGTAATTTAGCTTCTATCGTTCCTGAAGCGTGGACAATCGTTGACGGTAAACTGTACCTTAACTACAGTCTAGAAGTACAACAACAATGGGGACAAGACGTGGCTGGAAATATCGTTAAAGGTGACAAGAATTGGCCCGGAATCCTGACTAGTATAAACGTTGTTTACTATGATACTGTGGGCGCTGTTAATTATTAATTGGAGCTAAGGCTTCGGTGGTGTCCGTAAGCTTCCAAAATATTTCTCACTGCGATAACGCAGCCAAACCCTCAAGACTTGAGGGATTTTTTCTTTTTCTGCCTTACTAAGTGTATTGTAAAGCTCCAAAGCTCGTTCACGTTCAAGGCGACAAGCATGGTTGTTATGGGCGTCCCAATATTTACGAGCCACACGAATACGGCGACAAACTTCTTTGATAACTGCGTCTGAACTCATCTTTTTTATTTATATTTTAGCATCAGAAAATTCTGGACCAATTCAGTCGAGATTTTAACCCATCCCAACGCCAACGGAGAAAACGCGCCTTTTGTCCCGGTGTAATTCCCGGTAGAGAAAGGGCCCGACGGGGAGATTCAGTAGCTAAAGCGATCGCCACGGGAAGGTCGCAGATTTTCCACCTAACCAAATTCTCTACCCCAACGAGCAAAGGAAGAGTAGTCCCTGCTAGGGTTCCGTCGATCAATCTAGCTGTACCCTGTTTAACTTCAATCTGACGATTATCCCAAGGATATTCACCGTCGGGGAGTCCCATGGGTGCTAGAGCATCACTGACTAAAAAGACTCCTTGATCGTAGTTACTCGCTTGTAACAATACTTTGATCATAGTGGGACAAACGTGTTGACCATCGGCGATTAAACCGCAGTAGACGAGGGGATTAACTATGCCTTCGGCTAGT is drawn from Gloeocapsa sp. PCC 73106 and contains these coding sequences:
- a CDS encoding YHS domain-containing (seleno)protein, producing the protein PCAGANPCAGAKTIGIPKVYSDPQAGDKLAIRGFDTVAYFTESKPVEGKAEYEYSWNGATWRFASADNLNKFKANPEAYAPQYGGYCAKAMSEGNLASIVPEAWTIVDGKLYLNYSLEVQQQWGQDVAGNIVKGDKNWPGILTSINVVYYDTVGAVNY